From the Pseudomonas putida genome, one window contains:
- a CDS encoding DUF971 domain-containing protein: protein MNSPSAIRNQREEGRLTVQWQDAEQVISHTRLRGACPCSQCRAARLRGVIGVVQDDVRIVRIEPQGYGVQLQFSDGHQRGIYPWEYLRGLGVA from the coding sequence ATGAACAGCCCGAGCGCAATACGCAATCAGCGCGAGGAAGGGCGATTGACCGTGCAATGGCAGGATGCCGAGCAGGTCATCAGCCACACTCGCCTGCGCGGTGCCTGCCCCTGCTCGCAATGCCGCGCTGCCCGCTTGCGCGGCGTGATCGGCGTGGTGCAGGACGATGTGCGAATAGTGCGCATCGAGCCGCAAGGTTACGGTGTGCAACTGCAGTTCAGTGATGGGCACCAGCGGGGCATCTACCCCTGGGAATACTTGCGCGGGTTGGGGGTGGCATAG
- a CDS encoding fumarate reductase/succinate dehydrogenase flavoprotein subunit, which yields MSIETQDYDIIVIGGGTAGPMAAIKAKEQAKHLRVLLLDKANVKRSGAISMGMDGLNNAIIPGHATPEQYTKEITVANDGIVNQAAVHAYATHSFETIEQLDRWGVKFEKDETGDYAVKKVHHMGAYVLPMPEGHDIKKVLYRQLKRARVEISNRMVCTRVLLDAEGAAAGVLGFDCRSGEFRVVRAKAVILACGAAGRLGLPSSGYLMGTYENPTNAGDGYAMAYHAGAELANLECFQINPLIKDYNGPACAYVTGPLGGYTANSKGERFIECDYWSGQMMWEFHQELEGGNGPVFLKLDHLAEETIQNIEEILHSNERPSRGQFHAGRGTDYRQHMVEMHISEIGFCSGHSASGVWVNEKAETSVKGLYAAGDMAAVPHNYMLGAFTYGWFAGVNAAQYVAGREFAEVDAEQVERERARVFAPLQREHGLPPTQVEYKLRRMVNDYLQPPKVTKKMEIGLARFAEIERDLDQMKASNPHELMRAMEVSVIRDCAEMAARASLFREESRWGLYHHRVDFPERNDGEWFCHCHLKKSENGEMTSFKKAVEPYLIALDAEEQTAYDRLRVKADAA from the coding sequence ATGAGCATCGAGACCCAGGACTACGACATCATCGTGATTGGCGGTGGCACCGCCGGGCCGATGGCGGCGATCAAAGCCAAAGAGCAGGCCAAGCACCTGCGTGTACTGTTGCTGGACAAGGCCAACGTCAAGCGCAGCGGTGCCATCAGCATGGGCATGGACGGCCTGAACAACGCCATCATCCCTGGCCATGCCACGCCCGAGCAGTACACCAAGGAAATCACCGTGGCCAACGACGGCATCGTCAACCAGGCCGCCGTCCATGCCTATGCCACCCATAGTTTCGAGACGATCGAACAGCTTGATCGGTGGGGGGTGAAGTTCGAAAAGGATGAAACCGGCGACTACGCGGTGAAGAAGGTCCACCACATGGGTGCATACGTGTTGCCCATGCCCGAAGGCCACGACATCAAGAAGGTGCTGTACCGCCAGCTCAAGCGCGCCCGGGTCGAGATCAGCAACCGCATGGTCTGCACCCGCGTGCTGCTCGATGCCGAAGGTGCCGCTGCCGGCGTACTGGGTTTCGATTGCCGTAGCGGCGAGTTCCGCGTGGTGCGGGCCAAGGCGGTGATCCTCGCCTGCGGCGCTGCCGGGCGCCTGGGCCTGCCCTCATCGGGTTACCTGATGGGCACCTACGAGAACCCGACCAATGCCGGCGACGGCTATGCCATGGCCTACCATGCTGGCGCCGAGCTGGCCAACCTCGAGTGCTTCCAGATCAACCCGCTGATCAAGGATTACAACGGCCCGGCTTGCGCCTACGTCACCGGCCCGCTGGGCGGCTACACCGCCAACAGCAAGGGTGAGCGCTTCATCGAGTGCGACTACTGGAGCGGGCAGATGATGTGGGAGTTCCATCAGGAACTTGAAGGCGGCAACGGCCCGGTGTTCCTAAAGCTCGACCACCTGGCCGAGGAGACCATCCAGAACATCGAAGAAATCCTGCACAGCAATGAGCGCCCCAGCCGTGGCCAGTTCCATGCCGGGCGTGGCACCGACTACCGCCAGCACATGGTCGAGATGCATATCTCCGAGATCGGCTTCTGCTCGGGGCATTCAGCCTCGGGGGTGTGGGTGAACGAGAAGGCCGAGACCAGCGTCAAGGGCTTGTATGCCGCCGGTGACATGGCTGCGGTGCCGCACAACTACATGCTCGGCGCGTTCACCTACGGTTGGTTTGCCGGTGTGAACGCCGCGCAGTATGTGGCCGGGCGCGAATTTGCCGAGGTTGATGCCGAGCAGGTCGAACGCGAGCGCGCGCGGGTGTTCGCCCCGCTGCAACGTGAGCATGGCCTGCCGCCGACGCAGGTCGAATACAAGTTGCGACGCATGGTCAACGACTACCTGCAGCCGCCCAAGGTGACCAAGAAGATGGAAATCGGTCTGGCGCGCTTTGCCGAGATCGAACGCGATCTCGACCAGATGAAGGCCAGCAACCCCCACGAACTGATGCGTGCCATGGAAGTGTCGGTGATCCGCGACTGTGCCGAGATGGCGGCGCGCGCCTCTTTGTTCCGCGAGGAAAGCCGCTGGGGTCTTTATCACCACCGCGTGGACTTCCCCGAGCGCAACGATGGTGAGTGGTTCTGTCACTGCCATCTGAAGAAGAGCGAAAACGGTGAGATGACCAGCTTCAAGAAGGCGGTCGAGCCATACCTGATCGCTCTGGATGCCGAAGAGCAGACTGCCTATGACCGGCTGCGGGTGAAAGCTGACGCTGCCTGA
- a CDS encoding ABC transporter ATP-binding protein: protein MNAFNASHLLTANQADTTPPLVSFEGVGKVFSVDGQPLEAIRNFNLAINEGEFIAIVGASGCGKSTLLRLLVGLDTDYSGSIHVDGQAVSGIGGERGIVFQEHRLFPWLTVEQNIALGLVNEHLTQGERARRVHEFVQLVGLVGFESAYPHQLSGGMAQRVAIARGLVASPRILLLDEPFGALDALTRQQLQDELLAIRERAGITTLLVTHDAEEATYLADRVVVLEPRPGRIKSVVEIDLPHPRLRTGVALHALREKVLHQITGDGGYLPQPARRVEGLRPELIAL from the coding sequence ATGAATGCTTTCAATGCTTCACACCTGCTCACGGCCAATCAGGCCGACACCACGCCGCCGCTGGTCAGCTTCGAAGGTGTCGGCAAAGTCTTCAGCGTCGATGGCCAGCCCCTCGAGGCCATCCGCAACTTCAACCTGGCCATCAACGAAGGCGAGTTCATCGCCATCGTTGGCGCCTCGGGTTGCGGCAAATCGACCCTGCTGCGCCTGCTGGTCGGGCTGGACACCGACTACAGCGGCAGCATCCACGTCGATGGCCAGGCGGTCAGCGGTATCGGCGGCGAGCGCGGCATCGTGTTCCAGGAGCATCGCCTGTTCCCCTGGCTGACGGTTGAGCAGAACATCGCCCTGGGCCTGGTCAACGAACACCTGACCCAAGGTGAACGCGCCCGGCGTGTGCATGAGTTCGTGCAACTGGTAGGCCTGGTCGGTTTCGAGTCGGCCTACCCGCACCAGCTCTCCGGCGGCATGGCCCAGCGCGTGGCAATCGCCCGTGGCCTGGTGGCCAGCCCGCGCATCCTGTTGCTGGACGAGCCCTTCGGCGCGCTCGATGCACTGACCCGCCAGCAGCTGCAGGACGAACTGCTGGCCATCCGCGAACGCGCCGGCATCACCACCCTGCTGGTGACCCACGATGCCGAGGAAGCCACCTACCTCGCCGACCGGGTGGTGGTGCTGGAGCCGCGCCCCGGGCGGATCAAGTCGGTGGTGGAAATCGACCTGCCCCACCCGCGCCTGCGCACCGGCGTGGCCCTGCATGCACTGCGCGAGAAGGTCCTGCACCAGATCACTGGCGACGGCGGCTACCTGCCGCAGCCAGCGCGCCGGGTGGAAGGGTTGCGGCCTGAACTGATCGCCCTCTAG
- a CDS encoding HEAT repeat domain-containing protein: MTERSTDNPEILELLPRLEANDAGVRRIALIELADLEDPDALPWLTDALLVDGADEVRAEAARLLEAWEDPEVVQALCAALADGAEAVRLAAAQSLTELKTAEAGQLILPWTSHADAFVRASALRALRELRLEDAATPALQALEDQDATVRREAVGILGWLKHQPALPALAKLAEHEPDTEVRRAALGALGLARDLAVLPALVGALRDPAWQVREEAATTLGKVGHAQAGPALVEALDDGFWQVRLRAARSLGRLRHAEALDALADLLGHDIANLRKEAALALGELGLARALPALQVAEADSDPEVRKAVRIALAQLRVAA, from the coding sequence ATGACTGAACGAAGCACCGACAACCCAGAAATTCTCGAACTGCTGCCACGCCTCGAAGCCAACGACGCAGGCGTGCGGCGCATTGCCTTGATCGAGCTGGCCGACCTGGAAGACCCCGACGCCTTGCCGTGGCTGACCGATGCGCTGTTGGTCGATGGTGCCGACGAAGTGCGCGCTGAGGCCGCGCGCCTGCTGGAAGCCTGGGAGGATCCAGAAGTGGTACAGGCCCTGTGTGCCGCATTGGCCGATGGTGCCGAAGCAGTGCGCCTGGCTGCCGCGCAGAGCCTCACCGAGTTGAAGACCGCTGAAGCCGGCCAGCTGATCTTGCCATGGACGAGCCATGCCGATGCCTTCGTCCGTGCCAGTGCCTTGCGCGCCCTGCGCGAGCTGCGCCTGGAGGACGCTGCCACGCCTGCGCTGCAGGCGCTGGAGGACCAGGATGCGACGGTGCGGCGCGAAGCCGTGGGTATTCTGGGTTGGCTCAAGCACCAGCCCGCTTTGCCGGCCTTGGCGAAACTGGCCGAGCACGAGCCTGACACCGAGGTCCGTCGCGCCGCGCTGGGTGCCTTGGGGCTGGCACGTGACCTCGCCGTTTTGCCGGCGCTGGTTGGCGCCTTGCGCGACCCCGCCTGGCAGGTACGTGAAGAAGCCGCGACGACGCTGGGCAAGGTTGGCCATGCCCAGGCGGGGCCTGCACTAGTGGAGGCATTGGACGATGGCTTCTGGCAAGTGCGCTTGCGCGCAGCCCGTTCTCTGGGCCGCCTGCGTCATGCCGAGGCGCTGGATGCCTTGGCCGACTTGCTGGGCCATGACATCGCCAACCTGCGCAAGGAAGCTGCGCTGGCGCTGGGCGAACTGGGCCTGGCCCGCGCGTTGCCGGCGTTGCAGGTGGCTGAAGCGGACAGCGATCCGGAAGTGCGCAAGGCCGTGCGCATTGCCTTGGCGCAGCTGCGCGTAGCTGCTTGA
- a CDS encoding 4Fe-4S dicluster domain-containing protein gives MAYQPQEIFFRSSAPVTIDEDKCIAEKGCTVCVEVCPMDLLAINPATQKAYMAFDECWYCMPCEKDCPTGAVKVDIPYLLR, from the coding sequence ATGGCCTACCAGCCCCAGGAAATCTTCTTTCGCAGCAGCGCCCCGGTAACCATCGACGAAGACAAGTGCATCGCCGAAAAAGGCTGCACCGTCTGCGTCGAGGTCTGTCCCATGGACCTGCTGGCGATCAACCCGGCGACGCAAAAGGCTTACATGGCCTTCGACGAGTGCTGGTATTGCATGCCCTGCGAGAAGGACTGCCCCACCGGCGCGGTCAAGGTCGACATTCCGTACCTGCTGCGCTGA
- a CDS encoding dermonecrotic toxin domain-containing protein, translating to MTDPYQQSLDWLKDAKAIVKKARRLREAFPDLHSLAHEQASAYLSRQTGTTLDPDRVWWHHFRTGDNRRAQCFTGWTHHHPPISSLTFTELWIRRLDVELQDEDAETIFRLNGFYHEGPQATAYGAHNEVQLDPVKVRSHFWEIDFAGVVRERTDRFWRNEGRDLPMLLKVRFIAAIESSLADGHITSDDRQRLWGWMGLEAGKRLSLASLTGPGGSGAYSLRYYSMHGGGHLLTFAIRSGRFLLYTPTADVPLRAFDDVAALRAWVARRLHGDDGQRWYDSLHRPYDQVDEAARKAGLERLRERSGTGPVPHWPFGLGAEVSRPLFEQMSEWVKDDIQASHRVLVSNSDLHKQFWRHELGVAIAVLSVFALAWQPFGMVLFLLGSVRLGLDIDALLQAPTKAQRIEAFTSALSDLLVMAFSVFTVLPKGAPEQWDTYMEVDDTSSDLVSRSVRQRHRGVLNQADLPEFEGHMAPMDEFGTPHVEWQGKRFYNFKHEGEVHNNLIEQYSNHMAKVNDVFSIGRQRLAAIPEDELQAYLDNLLDSMEQLPASGAKVLWRGGCGPRVTIGARWRAGAVRQGDVLVSTDLTSFTESPYIPRRFMLPKEAVDLPLEQAAEHFDDNTVLYELLADGQASGVPVASLSLNWQEAEVLFTPGRYFRIESASQISGTHYRFLRIRLREVAKPMGKPAYAMRTGLPFDRQAYQQLVQHDAVVERFFPAADWT from the coding sequence ATGACCGACCCCTACCAGCAGAGCCTCGATTGGCTCAAGGACGCCAAGGCCATCGTGAAAAAGGCCCGGCGTTTGCGCGAGGCATTTCCCGATCTGCATTCGCTGGCGCACGAGCAGGCAAGCGCTTACCTGTCTAGGCAAACCGGCACAACACTGGACCCCGACCGGGTGTGGTGGCACCACTTTCGTACCGGTGACAATCGCCGAGCCCAATGTTTCACGGGCTGGACTCACCACCATCCTCCGATCAGCTCACTGACCTTTACCGAGCTGTGGATCAGGCGGCTGGATGTCGAGTTGCAGGATGAGGATGCCGAAACGATCTTCCGCTTGAATGGCTTTTACCATGAAGGCCCGCAAGCTACGGCATACGGTGCGCATAATGAGGTGCAGCTTGACCCGGTGAAGGTCAGGAGCCATTTCTGGGAAATCGACTTTGCCGGCGTGGTGCGTGAGCGTACGGATAGATTCTGGCGCAATGAAGGCCGGGATCTGCCGATGCTGCTGAAGGTTCGCTTCATCGCCGCCATCGAGAGCAGCCTTGCCGATGGCCATATCACTTCCGACGATCGCCAGCGGTTATGGGGCTGGATGGGGCTGGAGGCTGGCAAGCGCCTGAGCCTGGCGAGCTTGACTGGCCCCGGCGGCAGTGGAGCTTACTCGCTTCGGTACTATTCGATGCACGGTGGTGGTCACCTGCTGACCTTCGCTATTCGCAGTGGCCGGTTCCTTTTGTACACCCCGACTGCGGACGTGCCACTGCGTGCATTCGATGACGTGGCAGCCCTGCGCGCCTGGGTAGCCAGGCGTTTGCACGGGGACGATGGCCAGAGGTGGTACGACTCCCTGCACAGGCCCTACGACCAGGTCGATGAGGCTGCGCGCAAGGCTGGGCTGGAGCGGCTGCGCGAGCGCAGCGGAACGGGGCCGGTGCCCCACTGGCCGTTCGGCCTGGGTGCCGAAGTCTCTCGGCCGCTATTCGAGCAGATGAGTGAATGGGTCAAGGATGACATCCAGGCCAGCCACCGCGTTCTGGTCTCCAACAGCGACCTGCACAAGCAGTTCTGGCGCCATGAACTGGGAGTAGCGATTGCCGTGCTGAGTGTATTCGCGCTCGCGTGGCAACCCTTTGGCATGGTGCTGTTCTTACTCGGCAGCGTTCGCCTGGGGCTGGATATCGATGCGCTGTTGCAGGCGCCTACCAAGGCTCAGCGCATTGAAGCGTTCACTTCAGCCCTGAGCGACCTCCTGGTGATGGCGTTTTCGGTATTCACGGTGTTGCCCAAGGGCGCTCCGGAACAGTGGGATACCTACATGGAAGTGGATGACACCTCCAGCGACCTGGTTTCGCGCTCCGTGCGCCAGCGTCACCGAGGCGTGCTGAACCAGGCCGACCTGCCCGAGTTCGAGGGGCATATGGCGCCGATGGACGAATTCGGTACGCCACATGTCGAGTGGCAGGGCAAGCGCTTCTACAATTTCAAGCACGAAGGCGAGGTGCACAACAACCTGATCGAGCAGTACAGCAACCACATGGCCAAGGTCAACGACGTGTTCAGTATCGGCAGGCAACGCCTGGCGGCGATACCCGAAGACGAGCTGCAGGCATACCTCGACAACCTGCTCGACTCGATGGAACAACTTCCAGCAAGCGGCGCCAAGGTGCTATGGCGCGGAGGCTGTGGCCCGCGTGTGACCATCGGGGCACGCTGGCGAGCCGGGGCAGTCCGTCAAGGTGATGTGCTGGTCAGCACCGACCTCACATCCTTCACCGAGAGCCCGTACATCCCGCGCCGGTTCATGCTGCCCAAGGAGGCGGTCGACCTGCCGCTGGAACAGGCCGCAGAGCACTTCGACGACAACACGGTGTTGTACGAACTGCTTGCCGATGGCCAGGCCAGCGGCGTGCCGGTGGCATCCCTGTCGTTGAACTGGCAGGAGGCTGAGGTGCTGTTCACGCCTGGGCGCTACTTCCGGATCGAATCCGCCAGCCAGATCAGCGGCACGCATTACCGCTTCCTGCGTATCCGCTTGAGGGAGGTCGCGAAGCCCATGGGCAAACCGGCCTACGCCATGCGCACCGGCTTGCCCTTCGACCGCCAGGCTTACCAGCAGCTGGTGCAGCATGATGCCGTGGTCGAGCGTTTCTTCCCGGCAGCGGATTGGACCTAG